The following proteins are co-located in the Paralichthys olivaceus isolate ysfri-2021 chromosome 2, ASM2471397v2, whole genome shotgun sequence genome:
- the LOC109635596 gene encoding T-complex protein 11-like X-linked protein 1 isoform X1 → MTRTVAEMANQGDKAADDLPRLEKRESPPESPPTTSSSGLMELENRISSMKLAHEITMNRELCFKLQETPMDSLVNRETEFNKRAFWEALQEQLNSDPPNYTHAVTVLKKIKITLQSLVLPQNIRQRSQIDEVLDMELIQQEADHGVLDLHRLMRFIINTMASHCAPYEDQEIQALSDLKDPVELLRNIIRVLELMLRGMLNFLRPFLLQQSVQYKRDAFQKILDMRPDILDNTTAWLQAAASESDSPSPDGHGPVNDILNRAYVRLLHWDPQDRKYPETVLMNKPRLDALGLRLKMLVLEASVLQLTKAQSGDAVFFLQEFVGKLRQTITALLEHSHTRDENLKGALLGLGEKILQQVNDTLKSQGQAALSQENQDLLKGQICDLWKHNNPVRTVIGERVQDYLRAMLQAGPAKFRLKLPVPLRLVRASLTELGTAFGQIVHFNQAVFGPFYTPIVQNLQFPPGEAEAGDNSSSAE, encoded by the exons ACTGTTGCTGAAATGGCAAATCAAGGGGACAAGGCGGCTGATGACCTTCCCCGTCTGGAAAAACGTGAGTCTCCTCCAG AGAGCCCACCCACCACCTCATCATCCGGTCTGATGGAGCTGGAGAATCGTATTTCCAGCATGAAGCTTGCACACGAGATCACAATGAACAGAGAATTATGCTTCAAACTCCAGGAGACTCCCATGGACAG TTTGGTGAACAGAGAGACGGAGTTCAATAAACGGGCCTTTTGGGAAGCCCTCCAGGAGCAGCTGAACTCTGATCCTCCCAACTACACTCATGCTGTCACTGTGCTGAAGAAGATCAAGATT ACCCTTCAGTCGCTGGTGCTGCCCCAAAACATCAGACAGAGATCTCAGATAGATGAGGTCCTGGACATGGAGCTGATCCAGCAGGAGGCCGATCACGGGGTGCTGGACCTCCACAGGCTGATGCGCTTCATCATTAACACCATGGCGTCTCACTGTGCCCCATATGAAGACCAAGAGATTCAGGCACTGAGCGACCTGAAGGACcctgtggagctgctgag GAACATCATCCGTGTCTTAGAGCTGATGCTAAGAGGCATGTTAAACTTTCTGAGGccttttctgctgcagcagtcCGTGCAGTACAAGAGGGATGCATTCCAGAAGATCCTGGACATGCGGCCCG ATATTCTGGATAATACCACCGCTTGGCTTCAGGCAGCTGCATCAGAGTCAGATTCTCCCAGTCCTGATGGCCATGGTCCCGTCAACGACATCCTCAACCGTGCCTACGTGCGTCTGCTTCACTGGGACCCGCAGGACCGGAAATATCCTGAG ACCGTGCTGATGAACAAACCTCGCCTGGACGCTCTGGGCCTGCGTCTCAAGATGCTGGTCCTGGAGGCGTCAGTGCTGCAGCTGACCAAGGCTCAAAGCGGGgatgcagttttctttctgcaggAGTTTGTTGGTAAACTACGGCAGACCATCACTGCCTTGCTGGAGCACAGTCACACTAG GGACGAGAACCTGAAGGGGGCGCTTTTGGGGCTCGGGGAAAAAATTTTGCAGCAGGTGAACGACACTTTGAAGAGCCAGGGACAAGCGGCGCTGTCTCAGGAGAACCAGGATCTGCTGAAGGGACAAATATGTGACCTGTGGAAACACAACAACCCCGTCCGCACAGTCATAG GAGAAAGGGTACAGGACTACCTCCGGGCCATGCTGCAGGCCGGTCCTGCTAAATTCAGACTTAAGTTGCCCGTCCCCCTGAGGCTGGTGAGAGCCAGCCTCACTGAGCTGGGGACGGCCTTTGGGCAAATCGTCCACTTCAACCAAGCGGTCTTTGGTCCCTTCTATACACCAATTGTCCAGAATCTGCAGTTCCCACCAGGAGAGGCCGAGGCCGGAGACAACTCGAGCTCGGCTGAGTGA
- the LOC109635596 gene encoding T-complex protein 11-like X-linked protein 1 isoform X2, translating to MANQGDKAADDLPRLEKRESPPESPPTTSSSGLMELENRISSMKLAHEITMNRELCFKLQETPMDSLVNRETEFNKRAFWEALQEQLNSDPPNYTHAVTVLKKIKITLQSLVLPQNIRQRSQIDEVLDMELIQQEADHGVLDLHRLMRFIINTMASHCAPYEDQEIQALSDLKDPVELLRNIIRVLELMLRGMLNFLRPFLLQQSVQYKRDAFQKILDMRPDILDNTTAWLQAAASESDSPSPDGHGPVNDILNRAYVRLLHWDPQDRKYPETVLMNKPRLDALGLRLKMLVLEASVLQLTKAQSGDAVFFLQEFVGKLRQTITALLEHSHTRDENLKGALLGLGEKILQQVNDTLKSQGQAALSQENQDLLKGQICDLWKHNNPVRTVIGERVQDYLRAMLQAGPAKFRLKLPVPLRLVRASLTELGTAFGQIVHFNQAVFGPFYTPIVQNLQFPPGEAEAGDNSSSAE from the exons ATGGCAAATCAAGGGGACAAGGCGGCTGATGACCTTCCCCGTCTGGAAAAACGTGAGTCTCCTCCAG AGAGCCCACCCACCACCTCATCATCCGGTCTGATGGAGCTGGAGAATCGTATTTCCAGCATGAAGCTTGCACACGAGATCACAATGAACAGAGAATTATGCTTCAAACTCCAGGAGACTCCCATGGACAG TTTGGTGAACAGAGAGACGGAGTTCAATAAACGGGCCTTTTGGGAAGCCCTCCAGGAGCAGCTGAACTCTGATCCTCCCAACTACACTCATGCTGTCACTGTGCTGAAGAAGATCAAGATT ACCCTTCAGTCGCTGGTGCTGCCCCAAAACATCAGACAGAGATCTCAGATAGATGAGGTCCTGGACATGGAGCTGATCCAGCAGGAGGCCGATCACGGGGTGCTGGACCTCCACAGGCTGATGCGCTTCATCATTAACACCATGGCGTCTCACTGTGCCCCATATGAAGACCAAGAGATTCAGGCACTGAGCGACCTGAAGGACcctgtggagctgctgag GAACATCATCCGTGTCTTAGAGCTGATGCTAAGAGGCATGTTAAACTTTCTGAGGccttttctgctgcagcagtcCGTGCAGTACAAGAGGGATGCATTCCAGAAGATCCTGGACATGCGGCCCG ATATTCTGGATAATACCACCGCTTGGCTTCAGGCAGCTGCATCAGAGTCAGATTCTCCCAGTCCTGATGGCCATGGTCCCGTCAACGACATCCTCAACCGTGCCTACGTGCGTCTGCTTCACTGGGACCCGCAGGACCGGAAATATCCTGAG ACCGTGCTGATGAACAAACCTCGCCTGGACGCTCTGGGCCTGCGTCTCAAGATGCTGGTCCTGGAGGCGTCAGTGCTGCAGCTGACCAAGGCTCAAAGCGGGgatgcagttttctttctgcaggAGTTTGTTGGTAAACTACGGCAGACCATCACTGCCTTGCTGGAGCACAGTCACACTAG GGACGAGAACCTGAAGGGGGCGCTTTTGGGGCTCGGGGAAAAAATTTTGCAGCAGGTGAACGACACTTTGAAGAGCCAGGGACAAGCGGCGCTGTCTCAGGAGAACCAGGATCTGCTGAAGGGACAAATATGTGACCTGTGGAAACACAACAACCCCGTCCGCACAGTCATAG GAGAAAGGGTACAGGACTACCTCCGGGCCATGCTGCAGGCCGGTCCTGCTAAATTCAGACTTAAGTTGCCCGTCCCCCTGAGGCTGGTGAGAGCCAGCCTCACTGAGCTGGGGACGGCCTTTGGGCAAATCGTCCACTTCAACCAAGCGGTCTTTGGTCCCTTCTATACACCAATTGTCCAGAATCTGCAGTTCCCACCAGGAGAGGCCGAGGCCGGAGACAACTCGAGCTCGGCTGAGTGA